gccccacTCTGAAACAGAAAtgctattagggcttccctggtggcgcagtggttgagtctgcctaccgatgcaggagacacgggttcgttccccggtccgggaagatcccacatgccgcggagcggctgggcccctgagccatggccgctgagcctgcgcgtccggagactgtgctccgcaacgagagaggccacaacagtgagagacccgcgtaccacacacacacacacacaaagaaatgcTATTAAACACAAGTCCATGTCATCACTCAGAGGGTTGCCTATCAGTAATGCAAGTACCAAATGGACAGTCTGCGAGGCAAACTCTAGCAATGCCCACTCAAGCAAAGTCCACGAACCCAGCTTTTTTATTCACTGGTAGATCTGCTCATACAGTGACGGTGGGTCCTCCACAAAGCTGTCCAGCCAACCCTAACCACTGAAATCACCCTTCCCAACCCTGTGGCTGGTGACTGGGCTTCCCAAAAGGCATGCCGTCAGGAGAGGACTGGCTAATTGGCAACCATCCAGTCTGTACTCACCAGCCAGCAAATTTGGTTTTAGGGGCTCTGAACCCTGGGAGATGGATCTGTGACAAATGAGAGCTCTGGTTGGCTCACCCAGGCAATGCTGTCCTGTGAGGGCTGAGTGAGCAGCTACCATACTCTATTGGACATCCACCTTCACTGTGAGCACCTTATTGAGAGCAACATTCACTGCAAAGCTAGGATACAGCCATATGCCCCAGAGAAGGGCACACCTAATTCTGCAAGGCAGGAGGGGGAGAGTCACAGAGGTAATGTCATAAAGGGGATGACAGCTGTCcaagctgcccccacccccagcccctccatcCTTTCTTTAACAGTACCTTGTCCTGTTTCAAGAGACCCCCTTTTGGCCACATGGAAGAAACTCTTGAAAACTCAGCTCAAAGGCCAACCCTTCTGAAACTTTTCCTGACATCCTCTTCCATAAAAACACCCCCTGTGGGCCCCCCCCCAGACCTCCAGTAGTGAATCTGATAATGCTTCATTCAACGCACCTATTTACACACCCAGGCATTTTACTGGCCCCCAAGTCTCCCTGAGACAGGGATGATGTCATCCCCCACATCCAGCACAATGGAAGTTACCAAACAGCTTGGATGCTGGGCTGGTGGAAAGATCAGTTACTATTTATTCAGTACCTGTACGGCAGGTACTGTATCAGATTTACATTATCTCCACtttaagaaactgaggcacagactataaataacttgctcaaattCATCAGTAAGAATCAGGactcaagacatttttttttaacttcaaggtGTCACTAAGGCTTAGTGCTATCcaagaactttctgcaatgatggaaatgttctatttaCATACCCTGTGACACGGCAGGCATCAGCAACTTGTAGCTATTGAGCACTGGTAGGACTGAGACAgtagatttttaacttttttaactgTAACAATTAGACACACGTGGCTAGCGATTACTGTCAGCACAGGTAAAGGCAGAAATCTTGGATGTGAACTCTACACTCTTGCTCACTAGCTGGGAATTTCGGGGCAGACTGCTGCATCTCatggaacctcagtttccttagccATGAAATGGGATCATTATTTCTCTGAGGTTACCTTCTAGCCCAAATGAGCTCATTACATGAAAAGGACCAAAGCTCTATATAGGCAGAGAGAGCAGTTTCAGAAATGGGTGGAGCCTGGACTGCAATACAGGTCTCTTGGGTTAGGGCCCTGGGCAAGACTAACGCCAGGGGCCAATCGCGAAACTGTCTCTGGTGGGGACCCCCAGGCCCAAGTGCCAGCCAGATGGttttagggaagaaaaagcctcACCTCCCAGCTTTTCAGGTATACACAGAGAGCACAGACCTCATGCACCCCCAGAGGGGCAAAAAGAGACTTTAATTAGGGGAGGGAGGATCCACCCGAATAAGAAAAGGTACAGCGAGCGTGGGAGCAGAGGAGCCAGAGCAGGCAGGAGGCCCCAGCCGGGAAGCTCTGGAGGACTCACCTCTCCACCTCTAGCACAGGCACTGCACTGAAAGACAAGGCGAAACAGCGGCCCCTCTCAGCTGGGAGGGCACGAAGAGGCCCCTGCGGCCAGAGGTTGCCTAGCTTTCAGGCCCCAGCTCCTAGGCGTGGCTGGTGGCCACCAGTTCAGCCCTTGTCCCCAACCAGTGCTGGGTGGCCATCTTCAGGCAGAGCTCAGGAAGCTGGCAGAGGGTCTCCACCGCTTCTACTGGCCCAAGGAAATAAGAGAACGAGGGAGAGGACCTGGAGTCTgaaacctccctccctccccacctgtgGTGGCTCCAGGGAGGAACAGTAGTCGCCTTCTGGCTCCAGGCCCGCCCAGACCCACAGCGACCAATAAGGTACAATCACTGGGACCAGTCACAGCCACTGGAGGTGGaggttgtttgtttaaaaaaaaaaaaaaaaaagacaaaaaggttACAGTCTCCTACAAGCACAGAGTTTTAAGTTTcaagacgttaaaaaaaatctgtcccgGCCCAGGGGACTGAACATCAGAAGCCAGCCTGACCAGGCACATGTGGCCTTGGGGCAGGTCCACTGCTGCTTTGCTGCCCAGCTAGCAagcacaccccctccccacatctAATGCCCACCCCGACACCCAGCTCCCCtccgctgctgctgccgccgtcGCCACCGCTGCTCTGGGGAGTAACTCCAGGACGCCTTCGCAGAGACACGGGGGAGTCTGAGGGGGAAGGCCACGAGATCCAGCCAGATGCTTTAAAACTGTCAAGAGAACCAAGAGGCGGTGAATGATGGTTATTACTGTATCCTCGCAGGCCTGCTCTGGGGAGGTGGGCTGATTTGAGAGCTGCAGCTGTACTCAGCTCTCTGCAGGGCAGGGTTCGGTCTCAGGACACCCTGTGGGCACACTCTAATTTAGCCAGCATTCAGCAGTGACCTTTGGGGCACTGGCCCTAAAACCTAGCACTGGACAAGGCAGAAAATTTAAGGGTGACATGGGTTTTTCCACAGCTCCCCTTGGTCATGCCACAAGGGCTGCCAAAAAGCCCTGTCACTGTGCCTTGCTTACTGAACTGAGGTTGCCTTCTTTAGAAATGGGGGCTCACATGCAAATGCTTGGGGATTCAGAGAGGGACCCAGGATCTGGTACTCTGTGTCAAGCTCTGGGTGGTCCTCCAAGTAAGACAGGCCCTTGAAATGCTTTCTAACCTCAAATAACTCCCATGGTGCCTAGAACAGCCCTGGACATTTTATAGACCAGAGGTTGTGGACCAATGGCCCACGAGCTGAACTCAGCCCAAAGATGAGCACTGTTTGGCCCACGGTTTAAAAGAATATGAATTAGTCGATATGAATATGAATTAGCCAACCTTGAAAATATAGTACACTGCACAAAGATCCAGATTTTGAGATTCTTCTGATGAAGCCACGGAGGGCCAGAGCTGTGCGGTGGTGATCCTCTTCAGGTGAGGCATGTGCTCACCAGATCCCCACATGGCCCGCCTCACTCATGTACATTACCAGCCCGACCCTTACATGCACCTGATGCCATTATACTATCTTAGATCTTGAGTCTGAAAACTCCAATTCCTGGTTCCTTCACTTACTGGCTGACATATGACTTAACTTCCAGAGCCCAGATAACTCATCTATGAAACGGGGATGCCACCTGATTCAAAGATTGTTTTaggtattaaatgagatacttgAATGTACATTTTTAGCTGTATTACCACAGAAATGTAATTACTGTAACAACTAAatgactgttgaatgaatgacccaAATACTAAATTGGGACAAGGACTATTTTTCTTCAGTTGAGTTTAGAGGCCTCGCAGTGCCCTGGCCATATAACCTTGTGCTACAATACAGGGAAAGCTTACTATGCACAGGTGATATGCTTCATACACATTTCTTCATTAATGCTCAACCACACTGAAAGGTACATATTAATTAACAGTCTCACTTCACagccgaggaaactgaggcttagtcgAGAGGTTCTGTAACATGCCCAAGGAAGCAGTGGAGCCGGACTCACACATAGGTGGCCTGACTCCACGGCCTGTGTGACCTGAACAAGCGTGTTCCCCTGGTTGCTACTTTGTACACTGGCTGTCCTCAGTATAATTAAAGCCCAGGGGAAGCGGGTGTAATATCCATTTTCAGGAATCTGAGCTCCTCCTGGGCTGGATCTGTATGCACTGGTAGGAGTAAACACTAATTCTACCATCTAGGGATCATAGTCGACTCTGAGGGGAACATAACAACAAACCAAGGActgtttggaaaaagaaaaaaaaaaaagaaggcacgTCGTGAATGACTAAAAAAGAACAACTTCATCAGTGTAAACAATTCGTCCTCCTCAAAGGGCTGTAGTCCTTTCCGTCACGAAGGCACAAACAACTAAAGAGGGATCTGTAAGACTTAAGCCGTGAAAATGATGGAAAACAGGCTGAAGAAATCATGACTTTAAGCCTGAGAAGCAGATGCTAAAGGAAACTATTCCAGTCTGTTTGAAAAGTGGGATTATACTCTGATTAACTGCCCTATACTCCTAGAAAATTCACATGTGGATTTAACTTGCCTCACTCGGGGATTGAACTAGATACAGGGAAGGACTGTGTACACTTTGAGATGTAGAAATGAGCGACTAAGAGAGGCATCCCCCAGGCCCCCGGAGATGAAAAATGCCCTGCAGCTCTCCAACATGAAGCACGGGCCCTCCCGCCCCAAGGAATCGGGCTGACCTGCAGCCCACCAGAGTTCCTAGAGGCCTCAGGAAATATTCACCCTCAGTTGGCACCACTTTCCCACCAGATGCTAAATTCTCAGCACGACCCATAGGTCTTTCTACTTCTGGAAACAAACCAGGAAGGCCCCTACACTTACATTCTTGAGGAACTCCTCGGCCACAATGCGCGCACGGGCATTGACCGACAGCTTCATCTCACTGATCTCCTTGTCGATTTCTTCCATGAAGTGGATCACAAAGTCCACCAACTTGTGTTTATACATCTGCTCTGTGTGGAAGTTGGTGATCAGAAAACTGATGTCATACCCCTAGGGAAGGAAgacagtggggagaagggagagaagaaacagGAGAGAATCAGCATCCTGGGGGCGCTGAGCTGGCCATGCCCTCTACGTCCACTTAGCCACATGCTTCCAGCTGCTTGTGACCCTATCCCAAGCTACATGCCCTTCAGGCAGCAGCCCACCTGCTTTGGTGGGGTGTGTATGTTGGATCCAATGAACCAACAGCTGGATCAACTAAACCCAGTTGAGAATTTTGTGTCTATCAGACATCTCTGGCAGACTATCTGTGGCACAGACAGTTGCATTCAGAATGAGTCAAGGGAGAGTGAAGGGACTGGAAATCTTGTCCAAGAAGAATCTCATCAAACAAAAGGAACATCTAGTCCAGAGAGAAGCGAAGATGCTGTAGGAGAAGGATGGGACTGAGGTCTTTAACTATCAGATGGGCTGTGTGTAGAAgggcaattttatttattctgggtGGCCCTGGAGGTTAGATCTAGGACCAGGAGAAATTTTAGCTCAGGATGAGGACGAGCTTGGCCAACATGTCTAATGCGTCTGACGATGGTGTTTGCTGCTCTCTGTGGTAGTTGCTTAGTCACTGGCAGAGAGTCGATCTGGCAGGGAGTCTGTAGAGAGGACTCAGGTACAAAGTCAGACAACAGTGACCCAATGTCAACTGTGGCCTTGAGACTATGATTCAGTTGGTGGCAGAGTTTAGATTTCTGATTCATCATGCCCTTTCTGCCGCTAGACTATAGGCTCTGGGAAGCTGCacaatgcatctcatttttttgccttttccatggTTGAGGTAGACCCAGCCTCCGAAGCTGATTCCCCTTATTCCCACAACAGCCGAAATGAAGGCCAACTCTCAACTAAGGCTGTGGGTGCCCTACAGCTGGGGGAGCAGCAATCCCAGTTCTAGAAACAATCCCAGGCCAGTAACAGTTGATGCGGCAGTGGAATTCTGGGTATTACAAACATATGGATCACACAGTCTCACCTCCACTGGTTTCCTTCGGAGGATAAAGAAGTTCTCTGCTCTCATCATCATGAAGCGCATGAACTTGTGACATAAAATCTTCTCGATCTCATCAGCCTGGTGAGAGCAAAGGAGAAATGTGTTTCCCTAAAGCTGACACTCTAGGCCAACAGAAATCTGGAGCCTGGTCTTCTGACTGCAATTTCTCCCAGGTTCGCTGGAGGTAGTGGGGTTGGGTATCGGAACACCACCACGTGAACTCTGAATCGTGGGGTAACTGGTTGCCAACTGAAAAGAGGGTCTACTACATTAGGGCCCTCCAACTTAATGGGACGTTATCATGATCTTGCCTTCACCCATTCCAGAAAAGTAATTCTGGCAAGcccacatctttttttaattttaattttttggccacgtcgCATGGCATGcagagttccccgaccagggatagaacctgtgccccctgcagcagaagtgcatagtattaaccactggaccgtcaggtaAGTCCTGGCAAACCCAAACCTTTTATCTGTTCTTTCCAGAGTCCACATCTATATTCAAAACTACCCTTTCCTTTCTTACTTCACTAGTGCTACACTTTCTAGTCTGTGATACATACTGTGAAGAGTATCAGAGAGAGCCTTAGGTGGTCTCCACTTTAGTAACAATGAACATCAAACAAACCCCGAAGTTTCTCCCTGATGAACTCTCAACATTTCTGAAGGAAGAATTTTGCTGCACAGGGCAGACACACCCTTAACAGCCCCCAACACTTGCTAATCTCCCCTTTCAACAAGGACAGCAGGCCCTTGGCTTAGAGCTTTCTATAGGCAAAAGTGTCTAGTCTGAACTTAATAACCTTGTTGTTTTCAACGTGCTTGTTTCTTAGACTTGCCCTCAATTTGGCAAGTGgtattgtttttccatttgtggCACAGTTTCTTTTTCAAACAAATTTAAGTAGGAGAAAATAagttgggcttccgtggtggcgcagtggttaataatccgcctgtcaatgcaggggacacgggttcgagccctggtccgcgaagatcccacatgccacggaggaactaagcccgtgcgccacaactactgagcctgcactctagagcccatgagccacaactactaagcccacgtgccgcaactactgaagcccacacgccacaactactgaagcccacgcgcctagagcccacatactgcaatgaagagtagcccccacttgtggCAACTAAACaaggcccacgtgcagcagcaaagacccaacatagccaagaagaaataaataaataataagttaatAAGTTAATTGAACGAAATCTATTAAGTAAAGAAGTGTCCAAGTAGTCGATAAATATGGCAGAAATTATGGTGGTAGTGGGAGTGTCAGACATTTGTGAAACACAGAGGAAAGATAAGAAATTACACTTCCTGAGActcctctggtggcgcagtggttaagaatccgcctgcaaacgcaggggacatgggttcgagccctagtctgggaagatcacgCCGCGGAGCTACTacgtccgtgcgccacaactactgggcccacacgccacaactactgaagcctgtgtgcctagagcctgtgctccgcaacaagaggaaccaccacaatgagaagcccgcacactgcaaggaagagtagcccctgctcgccgcaactagagaaggcctgtgcatggcaacgaagacccagcagagtgaaaaataaataaataaactaaatttattttaaaaaaaagaaaaagaaaaagaaattacactTCATATTTTTACCCTAAATCTCCCTTTCGGAGTTTATGGCTATCAAATTGATACTGTTACTGCTTATTTTTCTGAACTGGACTTATCCTTCATTCCTTAGGAAAAGTTTTGTGACCTGACACCAAACTGGCCTGTAGCCTTGGCTGCTACATTTCCTGCCTTCTAATGCAGAGCAAGGCCTAGAAGATGGGGCTGATCTCTCTTTATCTACCGAGCTGATGAGTTTGGCAAATCATTTCCTAGTAATAGAACCTGGGTTTCTTTGCACCCTGAATCTGGCATGCTGATCTCTCACATGGGGGCCCCTGGCCTCCCGGTGAGGCAGGGGATCTGTGGTGAGCTCACCTGTTTCACAGCAATGCTGACCCGGACAGAGTTGATGGAGCCTTCAATCAGaactttttccttctcattcctGCTGATGGTCACAGGCTGTAGCAGGAGCTCTTTGCTACTCCTGAAAACACAAAATCACAGAGGCCTCTGTACTATAAAAGAACAGAATGCTCAAGGAGACCCCACAGCAGATCCTAGAATCACTATCTGGGACCACAGAGTCCAAGGAATAGGAGACTCACAAGCAGGGGTGCTCCAAGATGGGGGCAGCAAGCGTGTTCTCCAGcagaaagagcacaggctctggagtcagggcGAAAACGTTTTGAAATCCAGCCTCCTCTGTTACtttccttgggcaagttaccctgTTGGAATCTcaacttcctcatttgtaaaatgactcTGATTCCTATTTCACTGCTGAGGACTGAGAGAGATCAAAAAGGGTCAAGTGTCTAACAgtgtgcctggcacactgtaggAGCTTTAAAAATGA
The DNA window shown above is from Phocoena phocoena chromosome 10, mPhoPho1.1, whole genome shotgun sequence and carries:
- the ARPC4 gene encoding actin-related protein 2/3 complex subunit 4, whose translation is MTATLRPYLSAVRATLQAALCLENFSSQVVERHNKPEVEVRSSKELLLQPVTISRNEKEKVLIEGSINSVRVSIAVKQADEIEKILCHKFMRFMMMRAENFFILRRKPVEGYDISFLITNFHTEQMYKHKLVDFVIHFMEEIDKEISEMKLSVNARARIVAEEFLKNF